Within the Rhizobium grahamii genome, the region GTGAGATCGAGGACAACGCAAGCTGGCGTGAGGCGCGGGTTGCCCAGGAGACGGTTCCGGAAGGCGATCTCGTTTCCAAGGTCAGGGAAATTCTCGCGGCGCAGGCTGAAGACCGCAAGCGAGCGTCGAATGTTTGAGCGGGGCGCACCCCCCTCTGTCCTGCCGGACATCTCCCCCTCAAGGGGGGAGATCGAATCGTGGCTGGGTTTACGCCAAACAATCGATGTAGAGCGGGCGGATGAGCCCAGCCAATCTCCCTCCTTGAGGGGGAGATGTCCGGCAGGACAGAGGGGGTATCCCCGGAGACACTGAGCCCATGCCCCTGATCGACCTTCCTCACTTCTCCGCCGACCTGCTGGCCGAATTCGCGGGCCGCAAGGCAGAGCGCGTCGACACGCCGATCATCCAGCCGGCCGAGCCGTTTCTGGATATCGCCGGCGAGGATCTCCGTCGCCGGATCTTCATGACCGAGAACGAAACCGGTGCAAGCCTGTGCCTGCGGCCGGAGTTCACGATTCCGGTCTGTCTGCGCCACATCGAAAGCGCCACCGGCACCCCGAAGCGGTATTCCTATCTCGGCGAAGTCTTCCGGCAGCGGCGCGAGGGCGGAAGCGAGTTCTATCAGGCCGGTATCGAAGATCTCGGCGACATCAACATTTCGGCGGCCGATGCCCGCATCATTGGTGATGCGGTCGGTATCCTGTCCCGGCTTCTGCCCGGCCGGCAGCTCGCGGTAACGCTGGGTGATCAGGCCGTCTTCGAAGCGGTTGTGCAGGCTCTTGGTCTTCCGCTCGGATGGCAAAAGCGCCTCACCCACGCCTTCGGCAACATGGCGCAGCTCGAGGCCCTGCTTGGGCGTCTCGTCAGCCCGCAATTCGTAACCGGTCTCGATGATCAGGTCGCCAGCCTTTTGAACTCGGGCGACGAAGACGCGCTAGTGAGGCACATCGACGAGACCATGCAGGCCACCGGCTATTCGACCAATGCCAGCCGTTCTCCGGCGGACATTGCGCGGCGCCTGAAGGAAAAGCTCGTACTTTCCGAAATCCGTCTCGATGATGCTGCCTTCGCGGTGCTGCAGGAGTTTCTGTCGCTGCAGGTGCCGCTGACCAATGCATCGGCGGCTCTCGCCGGTTTTGCGGACGCCGCGGGCTTCAAGCTCGGCAACGCGCTCGCACGCTTTGATGGCCGCGTCGCCGCACTGGCAAATGCCGGCGTCGATATCTCCATGGTCGAATATCGCGCCGCCTTCGGGCGTCCGCTCGATTACTACACCGGCCTCGTATTCGAGATCGGCGTCGAGGGTTCCGACTCGGTTCTCGTCGGTGGCGGTCGTTTCGACAAGCTGATGACGTTCCTCGGCGCCAAGGAGCGGATCCCGGCGGTCGGCTTCTCGTTGTGGCTCGATCGTATTGATGCGGCGAGGGCGGCCTGATGACGATTACCATCGCTTTGCCCTCGAAGGGTCGCATGAAGGAAGATGCTTCCGCCATCTTCGAACGCGCCGGAATGAAGATAACGGCGGTCGGCAACGACCGCTCCTATCGCGGTAGGGTCGAAGGCCTTGACGATGTCGAGGTCGCCTTCCTGTCGGCGTCTGAAATCTCCCGCGAGATCGGCAACGGCAGCGTCGATTTCGGCGTCACCGGCGAGGACCTGATCCGCGAAGGCCTGGCGGAAGCCGACAAGCGTGTGGAAGTTTGTGCGCGGTTGGGATTTGGTCATGCCGACGTCGTGGTCGCCGTCCCCGAGATCTGGCTGGATGTCGACACCATGGCCGACCTCGGCGATGTCGCAGCCGATTTCCGCGCCCGCCATGGACGCCGCCTCGCGATTGCGACGAAATACTGGCGGCTGACGCAGCAGTTCTTTTCGAGCCAGCACGGGATCCAGCTCTATCGTATCGTCGAGAGCCTAGGCGCCACCGAGGGGGCGCCGGCATCGGGCTCCGCCGACATCATCGTTGATATCACCTCCACCGGCTCGACGTTGCGCGCCAACCATCTGAAGGTTCTGAGCGATGGCGTTATCCTGCGCTCGGAAGCATGCCTGGTGCGCGCCCGCAAGGAAAGCCACGCCGACGAGCCGGCTGTCGCGCGTCTGATCGAAGCGGTTCGCGGCGCGCTCTGATTTCAAGGCATGACCGAATACGAAAAACCCGCCGTCGCGAGACGGCGGGTTTTCGCATGCTTGGGAGGATGCTGTCTGGGTTATGCAGTGACCGGCAGGGCGCCGCGGCGCGCGTCGATCGAGAAGAGACCCGGGCCGAAGGTGGCGAGCAGGATGTAGGCGCCGGCCAGCGTGAAGTTCTTCATCAGCATGATGCCGTTCAGCGCGTTGATCCAGCCGAGAGCGGCATCCGGCCAACCTTCAACGGCAACGGTACCGGAATGGAAGACAGCGCCGGTGAAGATGCAGAAGGCGGCCAGTGCCCAGCCGACGATCTTCGTCTGGAAGCCGACGAGAACGGCAAGGCCGGTAACGAGTTCGAACAGGCCGGCGATGTAGGCGAGAGCGGTCGCGGCCGGCAGGCCGGCGCCGGTGATCATGCCTGCAGTGCCTGCGGGATCGGTCAGCTTGCCAAAGCCAGAATAGATGAAGATGAACGACAGAAGGATGCGTGCGACGAGAATAACGGTGTTCTGAGCAGTCGACATGGAAGTGTCTCCGTTTGAATGAACCGAGACCGCTGTGCCCCGGCACGGTTGTCGATCTCTTGTGAGGCCGTTGTCCTTCATTTTTGCCGTTGTGGAAAGATAGACGCTGGGGACAGTTTGTTCAGCAATAGTGAACGGGCGGGCGATGCGCTCCCCGGTTGCCATTACCCTTTGCGCTCTTCTATGGTCGGCCCGCCCATATGGAGAACTAAAATGGCAGACCTATCCGCATTTCCGATCACCCAGCGCTGGCCGGCTGGCAACCCTGACATCATCCAGCTCTATTCGCTGCCGACGCCGAACGGCGTGAAGATCTCGATCGCCCTTGAAGAGCTCGGTCTGCCTTATGAGCCGCATCTGGTCTCCTTCGGCACTAACGACCAGAAGTCTCCCGAGTTCGTCTCCCTCAATCCCAATGGGCGGATACCGGCCATCATCGATCCCAACGGACCGGACGGAAAGCCGATCGGTATCTTCGAGTCTGGCGCAATTCTTCTCTACCTGGCGGAAAAGACCGGCCATCTCATTCCCGCCGACGCCGTCGGCCGCTATGAGACGATCCAGTGGCTGTTTTTCCAGATGGGCGGTATCGGGCCGATGTTCGGCCAGTTCGGGCATTTTCATAAGTTCGCCGCCGACAAGGTGGCCAACAATTCTTATCCCGTCGAGCGATACCGTGACGAAAGCAAGCGACTTCTGAGCGTCCTTGAAGGGCGTCTGCAGGGGCGCAAGTGGATCATGGGAGATGTCTACACGATCGCCGACATAGCGACGTTTCCATGGGTGCGCGGCGCGGATGTCTTCTACGGCGGTCGCGAGCTGCTGGAATATGCGAAATTCCCTGCCGTCATGGATTGGCTGGAGCGCTGCATTGCGCGACCGGCGAGTGAGAAGGGGCTTAACATCCCCGCAAGGCCGGCCTGATCGCAACTGCGCAGGAGCCAGCCGGTGCTGGCTCCCCGCAAGGCTTACTGACGACGCGCGGTCACGCCGGACGCGCTGCTCTTGAAGCGCGGAAAGATGAATACACCGAGGATGCTGCCACCGACCCCATCTTCATAGCCGTTCGACTCTCCCATGCAGAAGAGCGGCTGCCGATGGCCGTTTGCGGCAATGATGGTCGTCGAGAAGCAGAAGGACGACGAAGAGAGCGTCGAGGCCTGCTCGAAGATATCGAGGATGTGGCCGTGGTCCTTCCGGTCATAGCAGCGCAGCAGGCTCAGCAGCCCGCATTCGACACCGGTGAGACCATGCAGCATGGCGCTGCGTTCCCTGAGGCGGATTGTGCCGCTTGAGAAATCCCCGGTCCAGGTTTCGGCGACAGAGAATTGCGCCAGCATTTCCGGATTATTGTCGTTGAGGTCGAGCGATCCCGGCATTAGCGGTGCCGAAATGTCGGTCTTGGCGATTTTAAACAAAATGTTCCCCATGTTGGCCACAGCGTTCCCCTGCTGCGGTCCCGGCAAACAGAACAGGTTCAAGCTGCACCGAGCATCATGCTGGGGCGGCCGGGGAAAAGGGGTTGCGGACAAAAACGGCGTTACGCCTGTCCACTTTCACCGGCGAATAAATACAACCTATAGTAATTGATTCAAGGAGCTTTTTGCTCCCGCTCATCGCCGTCTCCTTTCAGCCGGGATAGCCTGAAAACAGGCAAACTCGGCAGTAGCCACGGTGGCGATTGCTGGGCGAATTTATAGGGCCTTTTTTCAAAACGGCAATCGTCTTTTCACACGCCTGCGTTTCGGGAACCTAGATCGCAATTGAGCGGAAAACACCAAAATCCCGCACGGTTTCGGCTAAATAATCATAAAATGATGGACCGGAAACGGTTTTAGGCGTGTTTGAATGTGAAAATTGCTCACAAAGTGTGGTGGGAGATGATTTCAATCGAAATCAAAAAATCGGCAGTGCGGCAAGCTCCAGGAAAGGTCCGGCGCGCTGGGCGTGACTGCTTAAACGTTTAACAGCACGCAATTGATTAGGGAGCAAACGAATCACATGAAAATGAAAAGGGCGACCCGAGAGCCGCCCTTCCGTAACCTGAACCGGATGGCTCAGACATGAGACCCGAAGGTCTTACATCATGTCCATGCCGCCCATGCCGCCCATGCCGCCAGGCATGCCGGCCGGTGCGTCCTTCTTCGGCAGCTCGGCGATCATGGCTTCCGTCGTGATCAGCAGCGAAGCAACCGAAGCTGCGTTCTGCAGAGCCGTACGAACGACCTTGACCGGGTCGACGATGCCCATGGCGATCATGTCGCCATATTCAGACGTCTGAGCGTTGTAGCCGAAGTTGTCTTCGTTCTTGTCGAGAACCTTGCCGACAACGATCGAAGCTTCGTCACCAGCGTTTTCTGCGATCTGGCGAACCAGAGCCTGCAGAGCGCGGCGGATGATGTTGATGCCAGCTTCCTGGTCGTCGTTCTCACCCTTGGCGGCGATCTTCGTGGAGGAGCGCAGCAGAGCGATACCACCGCCCGGTACGATACCTTCCTGAACAGCAGCGCGCGTCGCGTTGAGAGCGTCGTCGATGCGGTCCTTCTTTTCCTTGACTTCGATTTCCGTGGAGCCGCCAACGCGGATGACGGCAACGCCGCCAGCGAGCTTGGCAAGGCGTTCCTGCAGCTTTTCGCGGTCATAGTCCGAAGAGGTTTCTTCGATCTGAGCCTTGATCTGCGCAACGCGGCCTTCGATGTCGGACTTGGCGCCAGCGCCGTCGACGATCGTGGTGTTTTCCTTGGAGATCGAAACCTTCTTGGAACGGCCGAGCATGTCGAGCGTAACGGATTCGAGCTTGATGCCGAGGTCTTCGGAGATGACGGTGCCGCCCGTGAGGATGGCGATGTCTTCCAGCATGGCCTTGCGGCGGTCGCCGAAGCCAGGAGCCTTGACGGCAGCGATCTTCAGGCCGCCGCGCAGCTTGTTGACGACGAGCGTAGCAAGAGCTTCGCCTTCAACGTCTTCAGCGATGATGAGGAGCGGCTTGCCGGTCTGAACGACAGCTTCGAGAACCGGGAGCATAGCCTGGAGGTTCGAGAGCTTCTTCTCGTGGAGGAGAATGAAAGCGTCTTCGAGGTCAGCAACCATCTTTTCCGGGTTGGTGACGAAGTACGGGCTGAGGTAGCCGCGGTCGAACTGCATGCCTTCGACGACTTCGAGTTCGGTTTCAGCGGTCTTGGCTTCTTCGACGGTGATAACACCTTCGTTGCCAACCTTCTGCATGGCTTCAGCAATGTCGAGGCCGACCTGCTTGTCGCCGTTTGCGGAGATCGTGCCGACCTGAGCAACTTCAGCCGAGGTGGAGATCTTCTTTGCCTTGGCCTGCAGGTCCTTGACGACTTCTGCAACAGCGAGGTCGATACCGCGCTTCAGGTCCATCGGGTTCATCCCGGCAGCAACTGCCTTGGCGCCTTCGCGAACGATAGCGCGGGCCAGAACGGTTGCCGTCGTGGTGCCGTCGCCGGCGATGTCGTTGGTCTTCGAAGCAACTTCGCGGACCATCTGGGCGCCCATGTTTTCGAACTTGTCTTCGAGTTCGATTTCCTTGGCGACCGATACACCGTCCTTGGTGATGCGCGGAGCGCCGAAGGACTTGTCGATAACGACGTTACGGCCCTTCGGGCCGAGGGTGACCTGCACTGCGTCAGCGAGGATGTCGACGCCGCGCAGCATCTTTTCGCGCGCAGAGCGGCCGAACTTTACTTCTTTAGCTGCCATTTTGGTTACTCCTGAATAGGGGTGTCAGCGATAAACGGGTCGGGATAACCGGCAGATCAGCCGATGATGCCCATGATGTCGGCTTCCTTCATGATCAGAAGGTCTTCGCCGTTGATCTTGACTTCGGTGCCGGACCACTTGCCGAACAGAACGCGATCACCAGCCTTGACGTCGAGAGCGACGACCTTGCCGGATTCATCACGAGCGCCGGAACCGACGGCGACGATTTCGCCTTCCTGCGGCTTTTCCTTGGCGGTGTCAGGAATGATGATGCCGCCCTTGGTCTTTTCTTCGGACTCAACGCGGCGAACGACGACGCGATCGTGAAGGGGGCGGAAGTTGGTGCTTGCCATTGTCTAATCCCTCGATCAAATGACATCTGCGAGCCGTGATGACCCGCGCGGATGGGTGTTAGCACTCGTGCTTGATGAGTGCTAGCGGCGTGCATTTAGGAGTGGCCCGGCGGGGAGTCAAGAACGACCGCAATTTTTCTTCGCCGCGCTCGGCAATAGGCTTAACAGCATATCCTTGTCGGAAGTGAGACAGCCGCGCCTGTCGTGAATCTTTCCAGCATCCGCCCTCGATTGCCGGAGGATTGTCGTGCCCCTTGGCCGATGCTATCGAACGTCCGTAGCGGGGCAGGGGAATGACATCGGTGAACACGGCGATTGCGACAGACGAAATCGTGGCGGCGCCGCCTCTTGGCCAGGCCGTTCGCGTTTGGGCGCGCATCGGTTGCCTGAGCTTCGGAGGTCCAGCCGGCCAGATCGCGCTGATGCACAAGGTCGTGGTCGAGGAAAAGCGGTGGATATCCGAGGAACGCTTTCTGCACGCCTTGAGCTATTGCATGCTGCTGCCCGGCCCGGAAGCGCAGCAGCTCGCAACCTATATCGGCTGGCTCATGCACGGCGTTCGCGGCGGCCTGCTTGCCGGTCTGCTTTTCATACTTCCCGGTTTCGCCGTCATTCTTCTCTTGTCGGGACTGTATGCCGAGTTTCATGAGACCGGATGGCTGACAGCAGTGTTCTTCGGCCTGAAGGCGGCGGTCCTCGCCATCGTGATCGAAGCGCTCTTGAGGCTGGGTGGCCGGGCGCTCAAGAACCGTTTTCATCATATCGTGGCGGCCGCGTCGTTCCTCGGGCTTTTCCTGCTAAACCTCCCGTTTCCGCTGGTGGTCGTGCTGGCAGGCGCCGCAGGCTTTGGTCTGGCTCGTTATCGTGCCCGACAAGAGGCCGAGCCGAAAGCCGGGCCGCGCTCGCTGCCAACGCGTCCGACGACGAGATCGATCGCGCGTCCTCTTCTAGTGCTAGTGGGCTGGGTTCTGATCTGGCAATCGCCGCTTTTGATCGTGCGTGCGCTTGACGCCCCGACGGATCTGCTCGCCGAAGCCTTGAGTGGTGAGGCCAACGTGTTCGGTGCCGTCTTCATCTTCTTTTCGAAGATGGCCGTCATCACCTTCGGCGGAGCCTATGCCGTGCTTACCTATGTGGCGCAGATTGCCGTCGGCCACTATGCCTGGCTGAAACCCGGCGAGATGCTGGATGGTCTGGCGCTGGCGGAAACCACGCCGGGGCCGCTTGTCCTCGTTCTCTGTTTCGTCGGTTTTCTCGCCGGCTACCGCAATCCTGTCGCGATGGTGCCGCTTGCGGGCGGCGTCTTCGGCGCCTTCCTTGCCGCCTGGGCAACATTCGTCCCGAGCTTCGTCTGGATTTTCGCAGGCGCACCTTTCATTGAAAGACTGCGCAGCAACGCGATGGTTTCGGCCGCCTTGTCGGCCATCACCGCCGCCATCGTCGGCGTCATTCTCAATCTCGCCGTCTGGTTCGGTCTGCATGTCCTCTTCGCGGAGGTGGGGCGCGTCGCGATCTTGTCGACAGGCGTCGGGTTGCCTCTGATAAGCCTTGCATGGCCGGAATGGCGCAGCATCGACATCGGTGCGGTCGCGCTTTTCGTCGCCGCCGCGATTATGCTCTTCCGCTTCAAGGCTGGCGTGGTCAAGATCCTGGGTGTATCGGCCCTGGCCGGTCTCGCGATCAAGCTCGGCGAAGCATTCCTTTGAGTTTCCCGCTGGCATTTTGGTTCGATAGCCCGGAAAAATGCCTTGCCTTCCCGCCATGCCTTTGCGATGTCACGCCCTGACTGAACGAGGATCGGAAAATCGGAATGGCCAAGCGGATCGAAACCTTTGCAGAAATCGCCAGTCAGTACGACGCTGTCTTCTGTGATGTCTGGGGCGTTCTCCATAATGGCGTCGATCCCTTTCCAAAGGCCGGCGCCGCACTTGCGGCAGCGCGGGAACAAGGCCTCACCGTCGTCCTCATCACAAATTCGCCGCGCATCGCCCCGCAGGTCGTGGCACAACTGCGCCAGATCGGCGTGCCCGACGAAGCCTATGACCAGATCGTCACCTCGGGTGACGTGACGCGCGGCCTGATCGCGCAGGGCCCGAAGAAAGTATTTCTGCTTGGCCCCGAGCGCGACGTTGCCCTCATAGAGGGCCTCGGCGTCGAGCGTGTCGATGCCAAGGAGGCGACATCGGTCGTCTGCTCCGGCTTCTTCGACGACGAAACGGAGACGCCGGAAGACTACACGGATATGCTCAAGGAGTTTCAGGCGCGCAACGTGCCGATGATCTGCGCCAATCCCGATCTGGTCGTCGAGCGCGGCCACAAGATCATCCCGTGCGCAGGCGCCATGGCGGCCTACTACAATCAGCTCGGCGGCGAGACCCGCATTGCCGGCAAGCCGCATAGCCCGATCTATGACGCCGTTTTGTCGGTGGCCCGCGAGGTTCGCGGCGATGTCCCGCTTGGCCGTATCCTTGCGATCGGCGACGGAATGCCGACCGATGTGCGCGGCGCGCTCGATTATGGTCTCGATCTGCTCTATATCAGCGGCGGCATCCACGCTAAGGAATACACGCTCAACGGCGAGACGGACGAGGCCATTCTGACGGCCTATCTGGAACGCGAGCGTGCCACCCCGAAGTGGTGGATGCCGCGTCTCGCATAAGCCTACCGCCCGAGAAAAGTCCTGCCCGATGACCGTTTTCCACCGCAATGAAACCCGTGAACCCCTGCCGGCCCACCTGAGGGGCGGAGTGGTCGCCGTTGGCAATTTCGACGGCGTTCATCGCGGCCATCAATCGGTTCTTGAACGTGCGCTGCAGATTGCCGAACGCCGTGGCATCCCGGCTCTGGTGCTGACCTTCGAACCGCACCCGCGCGCCGTTTTCAAGCCCGATGCGCCGGTTTTCCGGATCACGCCGGCGCCGCTGCGTGCCCGTATCCTCGAGGCCCTGGCTTCAAGGCGGTTGTCGAATATCCGTTCGACCGTGCTTTCGCCCAGAGGACGCCTGAGGATTTCGTCCACACGGTCCTGAAGGACTGGCTGGGCGCTTCCGAGGTCGTTACCGGCTTCGACTTTCATTTCGGCCACAATCGCGAGGGCGGCCCGGCCTTCCTGATGGATGCCGGCCAGAAATACGGCTTCGGCGTAACATTGGTCGATGCTTTTCGTGACGAGAATGCCGATGTCGTCTCCTCCAGCAACATTCGCGAGCTGCTGAAGGGCGGCGACGTCAGCGCAGCGGCAGGAATGCTCGGCTATCACTATACCGTGGAAGCGGAAGTCATCGGTGGCGAGAAGCTTGGCCGGCAGCTCGGGTTCCCGACGGCGAACATGCGACTTCTACCCGAAGCCGCCCTGAAGGCCGGTATCTACGCCGTCAAGTTCCGCCTGGCAGACGGCACGGTTCATGATGGTGTCGCAAGCTACGGTCGCCGCCCGACGGTCACCGACAATGGTGCCCCCTTGCTCGAGACCTACGTCTTCGATTTCAGCGGCGATCTCTACGGGCAGATCTGTTCGGTCTCCTTCTTCGGTTATCTGCGCCCCGAACTGAAGTTCGATGGCCTCGACCCGCTCGTCGAGCAGATGAACCGCGACAAGGAAGAGGCGCGCGCTCTCCTTGCAGGCGTCCAGCCGCTCAGCGAACTCGATCGCAAGATCTGCTTCGCCTGACGTTCCAGTCGCCTTCGAAAATTGTGGCTCTTTCGGGGCAGCCGCGCTTGCCGTGCGCGCTTGCGGGGATATCTCATCTATTTGATAAGACGCGGATTCGCTGCGCCCCAGCACCGAAAGGCAATCATCACATGGATAAGAGGTTTGGAACGGCGGCCTGCTGGCTGCTCATCATTCCCTATATCGGGCTCCTATGGGTTCCCTTCTATAATTTTCACGATCCGGTCCTGCTCGGGTTCCCTTTTTTCTACTGGTATCAGCTGGCCTGGGTGCCGATCACCGCCGTCCTGACCTGGATTGCCTACCGGAGCATGCGCGATGACGACTGAACTCGACGCCACCGCGCTTTCCGTCTTCATCTTCTTCTTCGTGCTCGTCACGGTCATGGGCTTCGTTGCTTCCCGCTGGCGCAAGCCCGAAACGCTCGCCCACATCGATGAATGGGCCTCGGCGGCCGCAGCTTCGGCACCTGGATTACCTGGTTCCTGGTCGGCGGCGACTTCTACACCGCCTACACGGTCATCGCCGTTCCGGCCCTCGTCTACACCGTCGGCGCCTACGGCTTCTTTGCCCTGCCATACACGATCGTGGTCTATCCCTTCGTTTTCATGGTCATGCCCGTGCTGTGGAAGCGGGCGAGGGACTTCGGCTACGTGACGGCGGGCGACGTCGTCCACGGCCAGTATGGGTCGCGCGGGCTGGAGCTTGCCGTCGCGGCGACCGGCGTGATCGCGACGATGCCCTATATCGCGCTTCAGCTCGTCGGCATGACGGCGGCGCTGAAGGCATTGGGCCTTCACGGTGAAATACCCCTGGCGATCGCCTTCATCGTTCTGGCGCTCTATACCTATTCGGCGGGCCTGCGCGCGCCGGCGCTGATCGCCTTCGTCAAGGACATCATGATCTACATCGTCGTGATCGCCGCTGTCGCGCTCATCCCCTCGAAGCTTGGCGGCTATGCCAACGTCTTCGCTTCGGCGGATGCGGCGTTCCAGGCGAAGGGATCGGGAAGCCTGCTGCTCGGTGGCAACCAGTATGTCGCCTACGCCACTCTCGCGCTCGGCTCGGCGCTCGCAGCCTTCATGTATCCGCATACGCTGACCGGTATCTTTGCGTCCAACAGCGGCAACACGATCCGCAAGAACGCCGTTCTCTTGCCGGCCTATACGCTGCTGCTCGGCCTTCTGGCGCTCCTCGGTTACATGGGGCATGCCGCCGGGCTGAAGCTCGATAGCGCCAACGATGTGGTTCCGGCGCTGTTCCAGACGCTGTTCCCGAGTTGGTTTGCGGGCTTTGCCTTCGCGGCGATTGCCATCGGCGCGCTGGTGCCGGCGGCGGTGATGAGCATCGGGGCGGCCAACCTCTTTACCCGCAACTTCTGGAAAGCCTACGTCAACCCCGCGGTCTCCGATGCCGGCGAGGCAAAGGTCGCCAAGGTAACGTCGCTGGTCGTCAAGGTCGGCGCGCTGCTCGTCATCATCTTCCTGCCGACGCAGTTCGCCCTCGATCTTCAATTGCTGGGCGGGGTCTGGATTCTGCAGACGCTTCCCGCGCTCGTGTTCGGCCTTTACACGGGATGGTTCCGCGCCCCGGCCTGCTGGCCGGCTGGTTTGTCGGTTTCTTCGGCGGCACGCTGCTTGTCTGGATCAACGGCCTGAAGCCGCTTCAGCCGATTGCCTTCGGCGAGACCTCGTTCACCGTCTACATCGGCCTGCTGGCACTGGCGGCAAACATCGTCGTCGCCGTCGTCGTCAATGCCGCGACACCGGCAAAGGCGGTCGCACGGGCGTGAGCGTGTTGTGACGTGGGGCCGCGGGTAAAGCCGCGGTCCGCTTATTTTCCGCTCAGCGGAAATCGTGCCGGATCGTCCGACCACGGATCGAATACTGCCGCGCCGGAAAAGCGCGTGTCTTTGACGTTACGCGTGACAAGATAGAGGTCGTGCTCGATGGCCGTGGCCGCCAGCATGGTGTCGATGACGGGCGGCGCATGGCTTGTTGCCAGCTTGACCCGTCCTGAAATCGCGCCCCAACGCCTGACGCAGTTGTCGGTGAGCGAGAGAACTCGGCCTGAAAACCGTTCTTCAAGCGCGTCGCGCGCTGCACCATAGACGTAACGATTGGGGTCGTCGGGCGGGAGGTTCTCGATCCCCTTGTCGTATTCGCCCAGAGTCAGGATGCTGAGAAACATACACGTCTCGTCCTGCGTGGCGGCCCAGTTCTTGACCGATGGCGCGCCGTTTCGATTGATGAGTGCCGCGATGACATTCGTGTCGAGAAGCCAACCGATCACAGCGCCACATCGCGTCCTTCGTCGCGGTCGCGTTCGACTTCCAGTCCGTCAAGCGCTAGTCCCTCCAGGAATTCCACCAGCAGCTGCTTCGGTGCCGTCTGCATCAGGCGGTCCAGCTCTTCGGCGCTGATGACGACAACGCTGTCGCGACCACGAACGGTCACGCGCTGTGGCCCTTCGCTATGCGCCATCCGTACCACCTCGCTGAACCGCGCCTTGGCATCCTCTAGCTTCCAGCGCTGCCCGTTCCGTCGCAGCTTTCGTATATGTTCCGCGCACATGGCTGAACCCCACAACTAGTCAGATGGTCAGATTGTAGCCTATTCTATGACACTTTGCCAACCGGCAAACCGCCTGAACCTGAATCGGATGCGCCGTTACCAGCCAATTCGCCTCTTCCTTTTCCCTCTAAAAGCGCCTATGAACCGGCGCGATGAACAAGTTCCGGCTGGCGATCACGATGCGAATTATCGGCCCGGCCTTCCGCGCGCGCTAAGCGGCCGGAAGGTCCGGGTTTTTGGCGCTTGGACGACGAGCGCCTCCGTCACCAATTTTCAAGCCCGTTGCGCCCGCTTCCGTGGCGCCTAGAGACGATTGCTAGACATGACCGATACAGCCGAAAAGATCGATTACTCGAAGACCCTCTATCTGCCGGAAACCGATTTCCCGATGCGCGCCGGCCTGCCGCAGAAGGAGCCGGAAACCGTTGCCCGCTGGCAGCAGATGGGTCTTTACAAGAAGCTGCGCGCCTCCGCCGCCGGCCGTGAAAAATTCGTCCTGCACGACGGCCCTCCCTATGCCAACGGCAACATCCACATCGGCCACGCGCTGAACAAGATCCTCAAGGACGTCATCAACCGCTCGTTCCAGATGCGCGGCTTCGACGCCAACTATGTTCCCGGCTGGGATTGCCACGGCCTTCCGATCGAATGGAAGATCGAAGAAGAGA harbors:
- a CDS encoding TIGR01459 family HAD-type hydrolase; this encodes MAKRIETFAEIASQYDAVFCDVWGVLHNGVDPFPKAGAALAAAREQGLTVVLITNSPRIAPQVVAQLRQIGVPDEAYDQIVTSGDVTRGLIAQGPKKVFLLGPERDVALIEGLGVERVDAKEATSVVCSGFFDDETETPEDYTDMLKEFQARNVPMICANPDLVVERGHKIIPCAGAMAAYYNQLGGETRIAGKPHSPIYDAVLSVAREVRGDVPLGRILAIGDGMPTDVRGALDYGLDLLYISGGIHAKEYTLNGETDEAILTAYLERERATPKWWMPRLA
- a CDS encoding type II toxin-antitoxin system Phd/YefM family antitoxin; this encodes MCAEHIRKLRRNGQRWKLEDAKARFSEVVRMAHSEGPQRVTVRGRDSVVVISAEELDRLMQTAPKQLLVEFLEGLALDGLEVERDRDEGRDVAL
- the chrA gene encoding chromate efflux transporter, which produces MTSVNTAIATDEIVAAPPLGQAVRVWARIGCLSFGGPAGQIALMHKVVVEEKRWISEERFLHALSYCMLLPGPEAQQLATYIGWLMHGVRGGLLAGLLFILPGFAVILLLSGLYAEFHETGWLTAVFFGLKAAVLAIVIEALLRLGGRALKNRFHHIVAAASFLGLFLLNLPFPLVVVLAGAAGFGLARYRARQEAEPKAGPRSLPTRPTTRSIARPLLVLVGWVLIWQSPLLIVRALDAPTDLLAEALSGEANVFGAVFIFFSKMAVITFGGAYAVLTYVAQIAVGHYAWLKPGEMLDGLALAETTPGPLVLVLCFVGFLAGYRNPVAMVPLAGGVFGAFLAAWATFVPSFVWIFAGAPFIERLRSNAMVSAALSAITAAIVGVILNLAVWFGLHVLFAEVGRVAILSTGVGLPLISLAWPEWRSIDIGAVALFVAAAIMLFRFKAGVVKILGVSALAGLAIKLGEAFL
- a CDS encoding type II toxin-antitoxin system VapC family toxin, encoding MIGWLLDTNVIAALINRNGAPSVKNWAATQDETCMFLSILTLGEYDKGIENLPPDDPNRYVYGAARDALEERFSGRVLSLTDNCVRRWGAISGRVKLATSHAPPVIDTMLAATAIEHDLYLVTRNVKDTRFSGAAVFDPWSDDPARFPLSGK
- a CDS encoding DUF3311 domain-containing protein yields the protein MDKRFGTAACWLLIIPYIGLLWVPFYNFHDPVLLGFPFFYWYQLAWVPITAVLTWIAYRSMRDDD